A single window of Trichocoleus sp. FACHB-46 DNA harbors:
- a CDS encoding tRNA-dihydrouridine synthase: protein MSLSQILPLSTCPGLSLTALAPMQDVTDLHFMSVLAHYGCPDYFFTEYFRVHPSSTLNKKILRSITENTTGRPVFAQLIGESIPDLVRIARELSHYPVAGIDLNLGCPAPRVYRKNVGGGLLRDPEQVKRILSELREAVAGRLTVKMRLGFDNTDHFDRLLDLINLCDINLLSLHGRTVKEKYHSAVHYDLIAHAVQRVRCPVLANGNVTSATSALSILEMTGAAGVMIGRAAIRNPWIFQQIRQALNGQPVSGVPLSAVHDYIERLRQTQTASMVPERARVSHMKMYLNFIAQSVDVAGAFLREMRQARTETELLAVCARHLLSNPETEFALEPYPGLVARPTCETPQDCCA from the coding sequence ATGTCACTCTCTCAGATCCTGCCGTTGTCAACTTGTCCGGGACTTAGCTTAACAGCCCTAGCTCCCATGCAGGATGTGACCGATTTACACTTCATGAGCGTGCTGGCTCACTATGGCTGTCCCGATTACTTTTTTACCGAGTACTTTCGCGTTCATCCTAGTTCTACGCTCAATAAAAAGATTCTGCGATCGATTACAGAAAACACGACGGGTCGCCCAGTCTTCGCGCAGCTGATTGGGGAGAGCATTCCTGACTTAGTACGCATAGCCCGCGAGTTAAGCCACTATCCGGTTGCAGGCATCGACCTTAACTTGGGTTGTCCAGCTCCCAGAGTTTATCGCAAGAACGTTGGTGGCGGGTTGTTGCGTGACCCAGAACAGGTGAAACGAATTCTGAGCGAGTTACGGGAAGCTGTGGCAGGGCGGCTGACTGTCAAAATGCGGCTTGGCTTCGACAACACAGACCACTTCGATCGCCTCCTCGACCTGATCAATTTATGCGACATCAACTTATTGAGCCTGCATGGTCGTACGGTGAAGGAGAAGTATCATAGCGCTGTGCACTACGACCTGATTGCCCACGCCGTCCAACGAGTTAGGTGCCCAGTGTTAGCCAACGGTAATGTGACCTCCGCCACCTCTGCCCTATCTATTTTAGAGATGACAGGAGCCGCAGGAGTGATGATTGGTCGGGCTGCTATTCGTAACCCCTGGATTTTTCAGCAAATCCGCCAAGCCTTGAACGGTCAGCCTGTTTCTGGCGTTCCTCTCAGTGCCGTTCACGATTACATTGAGCGCTTGCGCCAAACCCAAACCGCGTCAATGGTGCCAGAGCGGGCGCGGGTCAGCCACATGAAGATGTATCTCAACTTTATTGCTCAAAGTGTTGATGTTGCGGGAGCCTTCTTAAGGGAGATGCGCCAAGCTCGGACGGAAACGGAACTCTTGGCAGTCTGCGCTCGCCATTTATTAAGCAACCCAGAGACAGAATTCGCTTTGGAGCCATATCCGGGGCTGGTCGCTCGTCCCACTTGTGAAACTCCCCAAGATTGCTGTGCTTGA